A window of Sphaeramia orbicularis chromosome 8, fSphaOr1.1, whole genome shotgun sequence genomic DNA:
CTTCAGGATCAGTCCGCAGCTTCTCCTCACCTGTCGACAGGTAAAAAGGAGGTTTTCTATTGGATGCTTGTCTTCAGCCTCCAACATGTCACATGACTCCTTCACTGTCATTTCGTTATCGTGTCCGTAGCGCCGCCTCCGACGTAACCTCGGGTCTGAGTGACTGTAACGAGGGCCAATCGGAGTGGAGCGGCCAGGAGGCGGGCACACGGGCGGCATCGAAGCAGTTCCGAAGGCGGGCTCGGGCCCGGCTGAGGATGACGGGCCTGTTGGACCCGGCGGACCGCGTCGTAGAGTGTCAACTGGAGACGCACGACAGCAAGATGGTGACCTTCAAGTTCGACCTGGACGGAGACAACCCAGAGGACATCGCCTCGGTGATGGTGAGGACGAGTGGCCAATCACAGGCTGCGTCTACGGCGGACTGACGGCTCATTCAGGTGTTTGTGCAGATCCACAGGGACTTCATCCTGCGCTCCGAGTGTGACGGCTTTATCCTCCGCATGTATGACATCATCAAGAGAGCAGAGTCTATGATCCACCAGAAACTGGGGGACACAGACAGGTCATCACACTTGACGTCACCCAGTCTACCGGAGCCCCAGGTAAGAAGACAACCGCATGACCGTACGCACACACGACTGGACCAACAACTGGACCAACGCACGACTGGACGACTGCAGGACTGGACCCACTGCACGACAGGACCAACGCACGACTGGACCAACGTACAACCGGACCAACGCACAACTCTACCAACGCACGACTGGACCAACGCACGACTTGACAACTGGACGACTGCACGACTGGACCAGCGTACAACCGGACCAATGCACAACTCTACCAATACACGACAGGACCAACGCACGACTGGACCAACGTACAACCGAATGACTGCACGACTGGACCAACACACGACTGAATGACTGCACGAACGGACCAATGCACGACTGGACAACTGCACGACTGGACCAACGCACGACTGGACCAACGCACAACTGGACCAACGCACAACTGGACCAACGCACGACTGGACGACTGCAGGACTGGACCTACTGCACGACAGGACCAACGCACGACTGGACCACCGTACAACCGGACCAACGAACAACTCTACCAACGCACGACTGGACCAACGCACGACTTGACAACTGGACGACTGTACGACTGGACCAACGTACAACCGGACCAATGCACAACTCTACCAATATACGACAGGACCAACGCACGACTGGACCAACGTACAACCGAATGACTGCACGACTGGACCAACACACGACTGAATGACTGCACGAACGGACCAATGCACGACTGGACAACTGCACGACTGGACCAACGCACGACTGGACCAACGCACAACTGGACCAACGCACAACTGGACCAACGCACGACCGGACAACTGCACGACTGAACCATCGCACGACTGGACCAATGGAGGACTGGACGCACGCACAGCTGGACCAACGCACGACTGGACTAACCTACAACTGAACCAACGCACGACTGGACCAACGCACGACTGAACCAACACACGACTGGACAACTGCATGACTGCACGACTGGACGACTGCACGACTGGACCAATGTACAACTGGACCAACGCACAACTTGACGACTGCACAACTGGACCAACGCACGACTGGATGCAAGCACGACTGGACCAACACACAACTGGACCAACGCACCACTGGACCAACGCACAACTGGACCAATGCACGACTGGCCCAACGCATGACTTGACGACTGCACGACTGGACCAACGCACGACTGGACTAACGCACGACTGGGCCAACGCACGACTGGACGACTGCACGACTGCACAACTGAACCAACACACAACTGGACTAACGTACAACTGAACCATCGCACGACTGGACCAATGGAGGACTGGACCAACGCACGACTGGACCAACGCACGACTTGACCAACGCACGACTGGACTAACGTACAACTGAACCAATGCACGACTGGACCAACGCACGACTGAACCAACACACGACTGGACCAATGTACAACTGGACCAACGCACGACTGGACCAACGCACGACTGAACCAACACACGACTGGACCAATGTACAACTGGACCAACGCACGACTTGACGACTGCACAACTGGACCAATGCACGACTGGACTAACGTACGACTGAACCAACGCACGACTGGACGCAAGCACGACTGGACCAATGCACGACTGGACCAATGCACAACTTGACGACTGCATGACTGGACCAACGCACGACTGGACTAACGTACAACTGAACCATCGCACGACTGGACCAATGGACGACTAGACACACGCACAACCGAATGACTGCACGACCGGACCAACGCACAACTGGACAACTGCACAACTGGACCAACGCACGACTGGACCAACGCACGACTGGACCAACACATGACTGGACCAACGCACGACTGGACGCACGCACGACTGGACCAACGCACGACTGGACCAACGCACGACTGGACCAACGCACAACTGAACCATCGCACGACTGGACCAATGGACGACTGGACCAACGCACGACTTGACGACTGCACGACTGGACCAACGCACGACTGGACTAACGTACAACTGAACCAACGCATGACTGGACCAACGCACGACTGGACTAACGTACAACTGGACCAACGCACGACTGGACGCACGCATGACCAGACGACTGTacaattctttctttctttctttctttctttctttctttctttcttattcaGTGCTTCTTCTTAATATTTTGATGTGACCTCAGTATTTGTTCGACAGATTCCGTGTCATGTGACAATGGTTCAGAACTTGGTGAACTTTAGAATTCTAATAATTATTCTTATTAACTCGGGACTTTGTGTTGTGGATTTGTGACAGAATCGTGTTCAACTGTGTTTTAATCAGACAGTTTGATCTAATTATACGTCCACCTGTATGTTTTCAGTCCAGCGGGTCCAGACCCGTGTCGGGTCCTGGGTCGGGTCCTGGGTTGGGTCTTGATCTGTCCAGGACTCTGTCGTCGTCTTCTCTACCAGGTAACAACCAATCAGAGAACAGACTGTGGATGCTCTGAGCACTCTAATGAACTGATGCATCTTCTTGTAAGACATTACAGACGATAACCCCTCCCCCTTGAAGAGCGTTGACTTCCATGTTGACCCTGAGGCCACGCCTCCTGTCAGGCCACTGAGGTCCCAGTCCTTTCACACGTCCTCAGGTCCATAAAGTTCATGTTCACCATGTGGTTTCTACACTTGATTTAAAGTCGTCAGCTTTAAtcccctcctctttcctcctcaggCTCCTCCCATCAGCCCCCCCAGTACCCTTACCAGTACCAGTACATGGACTCCACCCCTCTGGCCCTTCCCCCTCAGTATCGTCTGCCTTCTCCTCCTTACTCTGCCTACACCACTTCCTTTCCTTCTCCGAGCCCCAATCCCTCCgctcctgcccctcctgcccctcctgcccctcctgcccctcctgcccctcctcctcATTGGCCAACCCCTGATCAGCCTCTCTTCTCATTGGCTAACGTCTTCTCACTGGCGATGAGTGTAGCCCAGACCTTCATGCCTCCACCCGGGACCTCCAACCAGGGCTTTCACCCCCTCACCCAGACCCTTGCCCCCCCGTTCTCCTCCCCCCAGACCCCTCCCATGTCTCCCTCCTCCCACCGCCCTCCCACTAACTTCCCCTACAGCCCGCCCACTGTTCAGACAGGCTCCGCCTCTAGCAGTCAGCAGGTGGAGCCGTCAGGCCAAAGGGACTCACCTCAGGTAAGACAGAAGCACCAACCAGGTGAACTTCACTGAAGCACTTTGACTTCTGACATTAACCCCTTCATGTCCAtcaagtccagtccagtttatacGAGAAAGTTTGACTCACTATATTCATTTTAGACGTTGTTTTGAAGATTCCATTCTCCACAGCTGAGTTTCcaagtttattttacagtttttacagtgaaacatgggACTTGGACCTGTTTGGAGTcaggaggtcacatgactggactCAAGACCGGTCACATGACCGGACACAAGACCGGTCACATGACTGGACACAAGACCGGTCACGTGACTGGACACATGACCGGTCACATGACCAGACACAAGACAAGAAAAAACCAGTGTTCCAGTTCAGTGTGACCTGCTGTAGTTCAGTTTGTATTTGATCCATaaactaaaacagtaaatgtTCTAAACTAGAGGGTTTTCCCTTCAAATGAGCCATCACTGGTTCATTTAGTCCATTtagtaaactgaaactgaaactcaaactgacactcacactGACACTGACTTCACTGAAGGTCACGTCTCGTGTGGTCTGTGTTACTGACCGGTCCAAACCCTGGGCCTTCCGTCCATGCCTCAGTTcttgcacatacagacagatgGATCTGCATGTGGAGGATGTCCATAAAGTTCtcagaaagtgaaagtgagctcccctcaccttatcattgactatctgccccccccccgagtTTGGAACCACTGGTGCCAGACTTTCTGCACATATGGCTGGACGACCAACTGATGGCCAGGGCCAAGGGTCAAACTGACTCCATACTAACGAAGCCGTTTGTTTATCTGGGCCTGAGGTCCACAGACTCATAGACTGTAGCGCCCCCTTCAGACCAGATGACACCCATATTTACTCCAAATCACTGGAACATGTCATTCATTCCTGCGTTTATTCGTTTgttcgttcatttgttcatttcagcCTTATGGTCCATTTCAGAGGACGTTTGGCTCCACTTCGCCCCCTTACGGTGAGTCCAAACTGATGTCTGCTGCTGGTTCTAGTTCAGGGTGACCTCCTctccaccagagggagagttCTAGGCCTGTCTCAGAACCAGTTCCAGGTCTTTGTTTTTCAGAACCATTTGTGGTGAACACTCCCAGATCAGACTCCTGGTACCAGTACCTGGTTCTCAGGCTGTTTACCAGTGTTGGTCTTGCTGGTTTTAATCCAGACCCTAATGGAACCAGGTCCAGATTCAGTTCCAACTTCTGAACTGTATCTGGACCTGCCTCCATGCAGGGCTCAGAGGGACACCATAGTCCAGGGACCAGAGCCGGTGATGGTTTATTTGGATGTTTTACAGGTACAGGCACTGTCACCACTACCAGTACCTCCAGTCCAGGTGTGACCGGTACCCCGGGTCCAGGTGTGACCGGTACCCCAGGTCCCGGACAGGAGTTCTCTGAATCCAACCTCCAACACAAAGTAAGTCTgatctgtttttctgtatttgttgTGACTGCTGAAGGTGAAGATGGTGATCCTGGTGTGGTTTGTGTTCAGGTGTCTCCCCCAGTGTCCCTGTCCCCCACACTGTCCCCCAGACTGTCCCCCATAGCTGAAGGTGAGTCTCACCTGTCTGTGGAACCTTCTGGATCCTTCCTGTGTGGCTCCTCCTCCAACTTCTTCTCCTGTTTATAGTGAACAAACTTCCAGCCTTCACCGTCGGCCGCTTCCAAGTCAGTCCCTCCAAAGATGTCCGCGCTGTCCATCACCCAGAACCCCGCCCTCTCAGCCAGGCCACGCCCACTGCCCATTCCCCACCTCCCTTCAGGCCCGACCAATCGGAGACCTCCaccagtagcagcagcagcagcacagaagAGGAGAGCCAATCAGAGGCCAGCGTCAACACGGTGACAGTCTCCCCAACCAATCAGGCTCctggttaccatgacaacacagaGGATGAAGACAGGAAGAGGGGTGGGGGGCGGAGGCTGAGCGTGAGCCTGTGGGAGGGGTCTACCAGCTTCAGCCAAGCGTGGAACCGCTACGCATCGCACATCAGCTCTGACGAATCAGACAGCGACGACGAGGACATGTGGGAGGAGCTTCAGGAGCTGCGTGACAGGTGACGGGTTCAGAgaatttcattatgttttatggaTGTGTACAAAGGTtatcatcgttaacgaaaactaacgaatgacgaaaactagaattgaaaaaacattttcgttaactgaaaaaaataaaaactataatttaaaagaaaaaaccctaactaactgaaactgtattgtgtgtttacaaaactaactaaaacagataaaaattatggatcaaattcccttcgttttcgtctttgtcaaagtcagattgatacgaaatcgatttatttcgctctagcaattttagctagcggcaccatacgacactttttgctccatcacttgtgttcacttgtggtttccagtcgtcttctggtccccactctacctggaaacatggagactaaagcagcagagtcctgtctgggattgatttgaataggagcacagagaagaagagaaaagagaccactgaactacaactgaactacaactgaactacaactgaactacaactgaactacaactgaactacaactgaactacaactaaactaaaactaaactacaactaaactaaaactaaactacaactaaactaaaactaaactaaaattgaattacaactgaactacaactgaactacaactaagctacaactaaactacaactgaattacaactaaactacaactgaattacaactgaactacaactgaattacaactgaactacaactgaactacaactaaactaaaactaaactaaaactgaattacaactaaactacaactgaattacaactgaactacaactgaattacaactaaactacaactgaactacaactaagctaaaactaaactacaactaaactaaaactaagcatttagaaaataacgaaaactaataaaaaaatcggaccaatggtcctgtatctcagcggccaaattcaaagctgtggtaaatgtatccagatccatttattctcaccagttctgtgtatttattctattacagaaatagtccatgttttgctcatattccaatcagatctgtaaaaaattcaaattcacacttgatatcattgatactgatttattggatcaatccactccttatctcttataatggggaaatttttcaaagtggcaccaaatccagaatcagatccagatccaaataatttcactaacttttgttgacatcatcatacagaagctgtagaccaagtttgaagtcaatcagaactggagttcagagaagaagatgctTGAAAGTTtggtaacggacgacagacgacgccagATGCTGCATGACGACATTAGCtcacggcctgtcggccggtaagctaactatcgaccctgctctaaaaatgaattaaaacgaactgaattagagaaaaaaagtccaaagtaaataaaactaaacgagaatgaacaatccaaaactattagaaccttgatgtgtGCGTGTCAACCTGTTGGACCCAGAGGAACCAGATACAGATCCACCTAAACCTGTTGGAACTGACCCAACAGGAGGTCCACCAGTTCCTGTTGGGTTTGGGTGGAGGTCACTGTTTTTGGCCTTtccagtcatgtgacctttgaaACGAGGCGCACTAATGAAGTCTACATGAAAAAGTCATCTGTCTGTAAAACACCTGCTGTTCTCCAACGCCTTGTGAACCTCTCCACTTCCTGCAGACACCTGGCGGAGGTGCAGAACCTACAGACCAATCAGAAGCGAGAGATTGAGCAGCTGTACATGCGGATGGGTAAAGTCCCGCCCCCTGGCATTGTACCTCCGGCAGCCATGTTGAACCACCGTCAGCGCCGCCTTTCCAAGACCGGAAACTATCCTCCTGTCCGCAAAAACAGCCTGCAGAGGCTGGATGTACCGCCCCCCGCAGGTGAGGAGGAAACACTGCAGCCTCTGCAGCCACGCCCACCTGCTTTTCTGCTGTTTGACCTTTTGCATCTGggctgtttgacctttgacctttgctgTCCACTCTGTGTCCACTCAGGCATCATGAGGACGGGCTCCGGCAGCAGCAGTGGCTCTCTGGACAGACCTGGGAAAGGTGTGACCTTTGCCCCTGAACACACGATGAGACCAGGTTCACCTGAAACCTGCACGTTTACCCAGGATGCATCTGTCCCTGACTGGTAGAAGCTCCGTCAGGTCTGGGACGAGGATCGACCTTTAGCTCCGTAGTCCTAAACATGAACAGTGAATCCATAATGTTAACCAAACCTTCATCAGCTCCGTTTGTTTTTATTGCAGTGAAAATGAACTTGATGACCAtcgacgatgatgaagatgaagaaaccACGTGTCACTTTACTTCaacgacctttgacctctgacctttggttCAGACAGATTTAAACGGGTCATGTTCTGTGTTTGGTGTGAATCCATTTATGACGTAGTTTTCTGTGTGATGTGAACAAACCTCTTGTATATGGAGGGCTGAACCTGccatactgaaaaatataaacaaatataaaaatggctaAAAACTTCATTTCTGTACCATTTATTgatctattttgtccttttttttatagttttccttatttaatttttaacccttcatttatttctgctttgctttgtatttacattttctttatctcttttcttgtttatttctatattttattttcatctgacatcttattaatttattgtcattttttattcacagtcatatttacctcttcagtattccccttttgcattttATTCCTTTGGAAACCAATGCAGaaataaacatttacattttcttcctctatgtattttgaaaatgtaaatagaaagcaacacagaaataaatacaGGGACAAAAATTAAATAGGGAaaactataaataaggacaaaatagataaataaatggtacagaaatgaacttatcaagccatttttatatctgtgtatatatttttcaagttgacaggttcagtcctccataaaatagaggaagaaaatgtaaatagaaagcaatgcagaaataaCCAGAGGGATaaaatgcaaaaggggaatactgaagaggtaaatatgactatgaataaaaaaaatgacaaattaataagatgtcagatgaaaattaaatatagaaataaacaagaaaagagacaaagaaaatgtaaatacaaagcaaagcagaaataaatgaaggggtaaaaaatgaaataaggaaaattataaataaggacaaatagataaataaatggaacAGAAATGAAGTTTTCAAGccatttttatgtttgtgtttatatttttcagtatggCAGGTTCAGGCCTCCATATGTATTTgtatcacacaaacacaaagatgtGAAAGATGAAGCAgaaataaaaaagtgtttttgtGAATGAGCTCAGACGTTTGTTGGAGACTCATGGACGTGAAGACATTCCTTtggtttatttgtcttttttttttattggaactGGATGAATTTATCTGAAGAACAAACTCACACACACGCTGCATTTATGGACCTGTTTATTGACTCTCAGCTTTTACTGGTTGTGTCACAGGTCATGTGACTCAGACTCCGCTGCTGATTGGCCGTCGGTGCCGGTGGTGGGCGTGGAGGCGGTGGAGGAGACCGCCTACCCGTAGACCGACTCTTCCTGGGTCTGGGTGGAGCCGCAGACGCTGTGGACCAATCAGAAGACATTAGAGCGGACCCGCCCAGCTGCTCTTCATTCAACCAATCAGTGATCAGTGTTCCCAGTGTGGGCGTGGTCACCTGTTTCAGCCCTGAAGCCTTTTGTACTCAGCGACCTCCGACTCCAGATGGATGTGGGTGTCCAGAAGCTTCTTGTATTCATAGTCCTGAAGATCCAGGTCCAACCTgagctggaccagctggtcctccAGAGTGGAGAcctggaagagaagaagaagaagaggaaggagaaggagaagaaaaagaggaaggagaagaagaagaagaaggaggaaggagaaggagaagaagaagaagaaggagaagaagaagaagaagaagaaggagaagaagaggaaggagaagaagaaggagaagaagaggaaggttcTATGTGTTACCCGGTCCCTGCGGGTCTGTGTGTTACCCGGTCCCTGCGGGTCTGTGTTACCCGGTCCCTGCGGGTCTGTGTTACCCGGTCCCTGCGGGTCTGTGTTACCCGGTCCCTGCGGGTCTGTGTTACCCGGTCCCTGCGGGTCTGTGTTACCCGGTCCCTGCAGGTCTGTGTTACCTGGCTCAGGTATCCTGTCAGCGTCCCTCCGTACTGCCTCAGGGTTTCAGCCACACTTTCCTCCAACACTTCCTGCAGAGGAAACACACCACTCATCAAGcctcagtcatgtgacctttcCTGTGGTCATCGGGTCCACGGAGCGGGTCAGTCCTGCGGACCGGCCCCGGCCTCCGCCCGACAGGAAGTCCACCGTGGAGGTGTGAGGGCCCATCATGGCCGCTGCGGCTGAACTCCACCTCCTCGTGGTGTCAGCTCCTCTGGACCTTCAGCCTGTTTCCACTGAACGTGTCCTTTTTTGTCCGACTGTTGGTCCCAGCGTCCTCACTTCTTCTACTGGACCTGGACTCACACCTGCGGACCTGATTACTGTCATTTCCTGTGGATTGTGACGCTCACCGTGTCTGACGCGGACCGCAGTTGGGTCTCAAGAGACTCCAGAGTAGACTGGACCTGggtgacttcaaaccacgacgtCTGCAGGGTCTGGATGTGAACCACCACCTTGTCCTTCAGAACCTGGGTCTGCacaaaaccaacaaacacacGGGTTGAATCCATTGGGTCCCGTCGACGTCTAATGACGTCCACCGCCACAGGAAGTGAGGTCATGTGGGTACCTTGGCCTGGAAGGCCTCCAGGTCCTTCTGGTTCTTGGAGTAGATGGTTTGGTCCAGTGGTGTGTTCTGGGCCATGGTCTTGGTGAGGTCCACCTGTGGAACAGATGGAACACAAGTCTCACTATGGAATGTGAACCCATGGCTCTGGGACCCAGGGTTTTAGAGCTGGACAGTCTAGGAGACACTAGGACTGGGTCCAGCTGGTCCACGTGGGTGCAGCTCATCTGTGGCAGTGGTGTCCTTCTGTTGTCATTGAACCTGCTCTCAGGATGGTTCCTGGTCTCCCTCTGGTGGCTTGGCTCAGTTTGTCCTGTGGGTCCAGGTTTTGGGGGACGGCGTCCACTCACCTCCTGGTTGTTCTCCTTGAggatcttcagctcctcctccagacccCGGATCTGCGTCTTCACGTCGGATCTGGTCTGCGTCAGCTGGTCCAGGATCTTCTTCAGTTCAGCGACGTCGGCTTCCAGCCACTGCGGCGCCGCCGGCTCCTTCTCACTCCTGCAACACAACGACCACAGGTGAGGATGAACCGAACTGCAGACGCTCAACTGATCTGAACTCATGAGGACAAACATCTGACAGTGCAGTCGTCTGGAACTCctacagagggtctgcacatatgtcacccccccaggccacacccctctaagcccaggccacgcccctctcagtcagactgagtgtcttaaaccaacctgctcaacatgacggagtacagcagtaaacacagccagagaaaaggaccatgggaaatctgaaattaaatgaaggacagttggactggacatggatctgtacgagctaccaaagaacaagtggtccagaactaggaccagaaccagctgatccaaagggtctaaaactagggcccagaaccagctgatccaaaggtcatttccagtggaccgtggactgaccccagtgaatatatgcaggatctactgggactgagcagatttactgagtctagttcagatccagtcctttatccaacacagatactactgctgtggaccagcagggcaccactgcattctgggaaattagcagatttacaccacctggtttaaatgaacacattattctgatcatattatggatttattgtcagaatatgacgactttaatctcataaaccaatgacatttatgttaaattatgagttttttttataactatgactttattctcataacattgtgattctttttgtattcgactttattctcataaaattccaggttttatctccatattttctgactttcttctggtagtgcccagtgtttttcttttcttctgtggtcctaatactccgtcgtagctttattctccagttcctccgtatttgtaaaactaggttggactcagtttcagttcgtttactaatcatgtaggagcacaaggttcacaatcacaaaatgaagacaaaaaccaggaaagatctgatcatgaaaccaagagctgcactaagaaggaccgttagccaaaacaatgggtcatttcaggtctgattggaccaaaaatacagcatcagtgaatgttagctgacaccaaacaggatccacagatctaggtttggtttcctggatttgtggatccatctccttctgttttctttgtctttgggtgtctgtaaacgatagctcccactgctttaagaacctgaaaatacaaccaaccaacaacagctctgccccagttTGGATTCAGTcttgttcttcagttcagacaggactgaagccaacgctgtcactcatctgcctctgtctgacactcagtgggcggagccacgggGACATCACGCGCACCCCCTCTCTAACCTGTGTTTGGACTCACTTGTTCTTGAGATGTCCATCAGCcgtgtgggcgtggcctatggaTCCGTACACCTGGACGACGGTCTGGATCTGCagacgacaaacacacacatcagacaAACACTGATCTGATCTGTCCAAGGA
This region includes:
- the LOC115423664 gene encoding FK506-binding protein 3-like, which gives rise to MDVGVQKLLVFIVLKIQVQPELDQLVLQSGDLEEKKKKRKEKEKKKRKEKKKKKEEGEGEEEEEGEEEEEEEGEEEEGEEEGEEEEGSMCYPVPAGLCVTRSLRVCVTRSLRVCVTRSLRVCVTRSLRVCVTWLRYPVSVPPYCLRVSATLSSNTSCRGNTPLIKPQSCDLSCGHRVHGAGQSCGPAPASARQEVHRGGVRAHHGRCG